From Candidatus Nitricoxidivorans perseverans, the proteins below share one genomic window:
- a CDS encoding bacteriohemerythrin, giving the protein MQILWNKEYETGVMDIDREHRQFVDLINGLQAHINTNQVNGIGGIFDSLASYMCRHFVSEESLAANYRVEAALQQRLHSEHQEFLREVGRLRQLRDHNPLEAAYDLHAVLKRWLTEHIMTTDAAVAAALPDTLRQPHHHEAAEAVPMGNIGVLP; this is encoded by the coding sequence ATGCAAATCCTCTGGAACAAGGAATATGAGACCGGGGTGATGGACATCGACCGGGAGCATCGCCAGTTCGTCGACCTCATCAACGGGCTACAAGCCCACATCAATACGAATCAGGTCAATGGGATAGGCGGAATTTTCGACAGCCTGGCGAGTTACATGTGCCGTCATTTCGTTTCAGAGGAGTCCCTCGCCGCCAACTATCGGGTCGAGGCCGCGCTCCAGCAAAGGCTGCACAGCGAGCATCAGGAATTCCTCCGCGAAGTCGGGCGTCTGCGCCAATTACGGGATCACAATCCCCTCGAGGCGGCGTACGACCTCCATGCCGTCCTGAAGCGGTGGCTGACCGAGCACATCATGACCACCGATGCGGCCGTCGCCGCCGCCCTGCCGGATACCTTGCGGCAACCTCATCACCATGAGGCCGCCGAGGCGGTGCCCATGGGCAACATCGGCGTTCTTCCCTAA
- the hslU gene encoding ATP-dependent protease ATPase subunit HslU, whose protein sequence is MTPSEIVSELDKHIVGQAAAKRAVAIALRNRWRRAQVAEPLRSEITPKNILMIGPTGVGKTEIARRLAKLAHAPFIKIEATKFTEVGYVGRDVDTIIRDLAETAIKDAREAAMKAVRDRAMDAAEDRVLDILLPPARVGPGDAAAEERTLDSATRQKFRKKLREGELDDREIEVDVATPQAAMEIFAPPGMEDLTQQIQGMFQNLGSGRRKSRRMRIGEALKALADEEAARLINDEEVKTLALANVEQNGIVFLDEIDKIAARSDMHGADVSRQGVQRDLLPLVEGTTVSTKFGMIKTDHVLFIASGAFHLSKPSDLIPELQGRFPIRVELDSLSVDDFERILTQTDACLTRQYQALLGTEDVRLDFAPEGIRRLAEIAFQVNEKTENIGARRLYTVMEKLLEEVSFAAGGKGGVETIAVDAAYVEARLAELARNEDMSRYVL, encoded by the coding sequence ATGACTCCGTCCGAGATCGTCTCTGAACTCGACAAGCACATCGTCGGCCAGGCCGCCGCCAAGCGCGCCGTGGCCATCGCGCTCAGGAACCGTTGGCGGCGCGCCCAAGTGGCCGAGCCGCTGCGTTCCGAGATCACGCCCAAGAACATCCTGATGATCGGCCCCACGGGCGTGGGCAAGACCGAAATTGCCCGCCGCCTGGCGAAGCTGGCCCATGCGCCTTTCATCAAGATCGAAGCCACCAAGTTTACCGAGGTGGGTTATGTGGGGCGCGACGTCGATACCATCATCCGCGATCTGGCCGAGACCGCCATCAAGGACGCCCGCGAGGCGGCCATGAAGGCCGTGCGCGACCGGGCCATGGATGCCGCCGAGGACCGGGTGCTCGATATCCTGCTGCCGCCGGCGAGGGTCGGCCCCGGCGACGCGGCGGCGGAGGAGCGGACGCTGGACTCCGCCACCCGCCAGAAGTTTCGCAAGAAGCTGCGCGAGGGCGAACTCGACGACAGGGAGATCGAGGTCGATGTGGCCACGCCGCAGGCGGCAATGGAGATATTCGCGCCGCCTGGCATGGAAGATCTGACCCAGCAGATACAGGGCATGTTCCAGAACCTCGGATCCGGTCGCCGCAAGAGCCGCAGGATGAGGATCGGCGAAGCCCTCAAGGCACTCGCCGACGAGGAGGCGGCGCGCCTCATCAACGACGAGGAGGTCAAGACGCTGGCGCTCGCGAACGTGGAGCAGAACGGCATCGTCTTTCTCGACGAGATCGACAAGATCGCGGCGAGATCGGACATGCACGGCGCGGACGTCTCGCGCCAGGGCGTGCAGCGGGATCTGCTGCCGCTGGTCGAGGGCACGACGGTGTCGACCAAGTTCGGCATGATCAAGACCGACCACGTCCTGTTCATCGCCAGCGGCGCCTTCCACCTCTCGAAACCCTCGGACCTGATCCCGGAGCTGCAGGGGCGCTTCCCCATCCGCGTCGAGCTCGATTCGCTGTCGGTCGACGATTTCGAGCGCATCCTCACCCAGACCGACGCCTGCCTGACCCGTCAATACCAGGCGCTGCTCGGCACCGAGGACGTGCGCCTCGATTTCGCGCCGGAAGGCATCCGGCGGCTCGCCGAGATCGCCTTTCAGGTGAACGAGAAGACCGAGAACATCGGCGCCCGTCGGCTCTACACGGTCATGGAGAAGCTGTTGGAGGAGGTTTCCTTCGCGGCGGGCGGCAAGGGCGGCGTGGAAACGATCGCCGTCGATGCCGCCTATGTGGAGGCGCGCCTGGCGGAACTTGCGCGAAACGAGGATATGTCGCGCTACGTGCTGTAA